AGGGTCGTCGCCAGGCCGCAGGAGCGCAGGAAGGCCCGGAAACGGGCGATCCCCTCCCGTGCCGTCCTCTCCATGTCGAAAAAGTCGGGTTCCACGTCCCAGACGCGATGGGCGAACTGGGCGAAGCGTCTCAGATCGTGGCCGACGACGTGGTCCATCCAGGCGGGAAAGACGACGGCCAGCCCCGCTCCGTGGGCCACGTCATAGAGGGCGCTCAGCTCGTGTTCGATCCTGTGGGAGGCCCAATCGCCCTCGCGGCCCGTGTCGAGGAGATCGTTGTGGGCGATCGTCGAGGCCCACATCAGCTCGGCCCGGGCGGCGTAGTCGTCGGGGCGGGCCAGGGCCCGGGGGAGGTTGGCGATGATGGTTTTCATCGTCGCCTCGCAGAGGCGGTCCGTGAGCTCCACGTCGGCCTCGTTGGTGAAATAGCGCTCCATGACGTGGGCCAGCATGTCGACGGCTCCGAAGCGGGTCTGGTCGGCGGGAAGGGAGAAGGTCAGCTCGGGGTTGAGGAGGGCGAAGCGGGGACGGAGGAGTCCGTTGCGGAAGCCCCGCTTGTAGAGTCCCTCTTCGTTGGTGATGACCGAGACGGGACTGGTCTCGCTCCCGGCGGCGGGAAGGGTCAGGACGACGCCGACGGGAAGGGCCCTCTCCGGTTTCGAAATTCCCTCGAAGAAATCCCAGACCCCGCACGAGGCGGGAATGCCCAGGGCGATGGCCTTGGCCGAGTCGATGACGCTTCCCCCTCCCACGGCGAGGACGAGGCCGATCCTCTCCCGGCGGCCCAGCTCGATGCCCCTTTCGACGAGGCTCAGTCGGGGATTGGGTTGGACGCCGCCCAGCTCGACGACGTCGACGGCCGCGTCGGCCAGGCTCGCGGCGATGCGATCGTAAAGGCCGCTTCGCTTGACGCTCCCTCCCCCGTAATGGAGAAGGACCGTGGCGGCGAGAGGAGCCGTCTCGGCGCCGACGCGCTCCTCGGCGGCGCGGCCGAAGAGAATCTTCGTCCCGTTCTGAAAGGTGAAATCGCGCATGGAAAAACCTCCTTCGTCAAGTCAAAAAAGGCCTCGCCCGGAAGGCGAAGCCGCGACAGGTCTCGGCGCTGCGGGGGGTCAGAGATCGTAGACGGCGGCCACGTCGAAGGGGAGATCCATCCCCTTCGTGCGTTCGATGCGGATGAAGCGCTTCTCCCCCTCCCGCCTCAGCCGCAGGGGGACGAGAGGACGTCCCGAGGCGTCGGTGCAGGCCAGAGGGGTGGGGCGGGAGTCGGTCTCGACGGGAAGGCCCCGACTCTCGGCCAGGTAGCGCTTCAGGATCTCCAGCTCGCCGGCGGTGAAAAACTCGTCGACGTAGCCCTTGACGTGGAAGCGGTCCTCTTGGGGCAACTTGTCGAAGTCCCGGACGAGACTGCCGTAGCCCGATAGGTGAGCCTCGCCGGAACGCAGGGGAATCCAGACGACGCGCACATTCTCCCGGCCCTGGAAGGACGTGAGAACCGAATAGGCTCGGTAAAGGAACAGTTCCATGGCCACTCCTCCTTTGCTCTTCCCATTATAACGCCGGCCGGTCGTGGCGGTCTTCCCCCGGACGAGCGAGGAGAACACGGAAATCTTGTCGACTTCGCCGGCCCCTCCCCGATTCACGGGCAGAGCCGGATGGAAGCGCCTCTCGCCCGGCCGGCGTCTGGAAAACGGGGACGGTCGCCCCGAATCCGCACCGACGAGGTGGCCGGAACGGGCCTTGAATCGGCGGATCCGGCGGCGTCTGTCTTGAAGAGCCTGCGGATTAGGGCCCCTCTCCTCTCGTAGGCAAAGCCATCACCGAGGTCTACAATGGCGGGACAAGGAGGTGTTGTCCGTGAAAACCTACTCTGCCCTGGCCCGACGTCTCGACGACCGCATCGAGACCGAGACCGAGGCCGCCGTCGCCCTCAGCGAGGACCTGGCGGCCCATCCCGAGCTCTCCGGCGAGGAATACGAGAGCAGCCGCAAGATCGTCGCCCTTCTCGAAAGGGCCCGGTTCGCCCTCACCTTTCCCTACGCCGATCTGCCCACGGCCTTCAGGGCCACCAGGGGGAGCGGCACCCCTCGCGTGGCCCTCCTCGTCGAGTACGACGCCCTTCCCGAGCTGGGCCATGCCTGCGGCCACAACCTCCACGGCGCCATGTCCGTCCTCGCCGCCCTCGGCCTGGCCGAGATCGTCGACGACATCGGCGGCACCCTCGACGTCATCGGCACGCCGGCCGAGGAGACGGACGGCGCCAAGTGCTCCATGGCCGACAAGGGCCTCTTCGACGGGTACGACCTGGCCCTCATGATCCACTCGGGATCGGGCGTCTCCATGGCCGCCTTCCGGTCGCTGGCCATGGATGGCTACCGTTTCACCTTCCGGGGCAGGACGGCCCACGCCGCGGCGGCCCCCTGGGAGGGGCGCAACGCCCTCAACGGCGTCCAGCTCTTCTTCCACGCCGTCGACATGCTGCGCCAGCACAGCCGTCCCGAGGCGAGGATCCACGGCGTCATCGACAGGGGCGGCACGGCGCCCAACATCGTCCCCGAAGAGGCCGTCTGCCGCTTCGAATTCCGGGCGCCGGCGCGGACCTATCTCGACGGCCTCAGGGAGCGCTGTTTCGACTGCGCCCGAGGGGCGGCCCTGGCGACGGGGACGGAGGTGACCTGGGAGAAATTCGAGTCGAGCTTCGACGAGATCGTCCCCAACGAGGCCGGCGAGGCCCTCGTCGAGGAGATCTTCGACGAGCTTTCCATCCCCTTCACGACGCCGGCCGATCCGGCGGGCTCGACGGACATGGGCAACGTGAGCCGCCGTTGCCCGGCCCTCCATCCCATCCTGGCCGTCACGCCTCACGACTACCCCCTCCACACGAGGGAATTCGCCCGAGCCGTCGTCGGTCCCGAGGCCCACAGGGCCCTTCTCGCCGGAGCCCGCGTCCTCGGCAGGGCCGTCCTGCGCACCTTCCTCGACGGAGATCTGAGGGAGGCCATGAGAAGGGACCTGGAGAAGAACCGGCGGTGACGGGGCGCTCCGCCTAAAAAAGAGTCTCCAGGGCCTTGCCCGTGTCGTCGAGGTTTTCCGAGGCCTTGCAGAGCCTGGCGATGAGCTCCTGGAGCTTGGCCGTGTGAACCTGCCGTTCCTGACCCATGCGGCCGATCTGCTGGAGTGGCTCGGCCATGGCCGGAAGGGTCTGGCCGAAGGAGGAGAGGACCGATCCGATGGTCCGGGCCGACTGGTCCGTGTCCTCGGCCAGCTCCTTCACCTCTCCGGCCACGACGGCGAACCCCCGTCCCGCCTCTCCGGCCCGGGCCGCCTCGATGGCGGCGTTGAGGCCCAGCATCTTCGTCTGACGGGCGATGCCCTGGATGGAGTGGACGATCTCGTCCATCTTGGCCGCCTTGGCGCTCAGCTCCTCCATCTGGGCCACGAGAGGCGTGAAGGTCGTCCGGACCTGCTCGTTTCCCTTCATGAGCGAGTCGGCCAGAGCCGTCAGCGGCTCGACGAGACCGTCGATCTCCTTGCGCAGGTTCCCCAGGCTGCGGATCTGCCCCTCGATGACCTGGCGGCATTGCTCCTCCCGGGCGATGATCTCGTAGATGAAGCGGCAGTCGGCCGACGTCAGAAGGCCCACGTTGTCGGGCTTCCATCGGCGCAGTTTTTCCGTCACCTCGGCGACGCCCGTCACCTCCAGGAGAAGGTCCATAGGCTGCTGCAGAAGGCGGTCCATGTCCTGGGTGGTGAAGAGGCGGTGCTGCTTGGCCAGCAGGACGGCGGGCGCGTCGCTGTTCCTGTCCATGACGCCGGTGATCTCCAGCCCGAGAGCGATGAAATGCCTCAGAAGCGTTGCGGCTCCTTTGCCCCCTCCGACGAAGGCGATCCGGAAAGCCATCGAGAACCCCCCTTAAGGAATGGTGAACCTACCGGTTCGAGCTTGGAACGACTCAGAAGTAGTGTACGTTCTTTTTCCCTTTCGGCCAAGCCGCTCCCCACTTCCCGGCGATCGGGCCGATGCGGGGCGGGACCGCAAACTGTCAAGGGACACTAAAAATGTCATCTAAAAAGAGGGTCTGAGGGACAATGAAAGTGTCGCTTTCGAGGGGCTGAAATCGCCCCCGTCAACAGCCCGCCTTGGCTTTCCTCCGCGGCGGAGGTCCTTCTAGGGAGGGGAACCCGTCCCTTGCTCGGAGCCGACCGCCGCGGCAGGAGGAGCGGGATTCTGTCGCCAGGGATGGTCTGCCGCCGGCTTCCTCTGCTTCTTCGTTTTGCATGGAGTGCCTGTCTTCGTCTCGATGACAGGCGGGGGAGTCGCAGGGGGCTCTTTGTCGACGGCTGCGAGATCGTAGAGCCCGTCATGGACAAGAGCCAGGAGTTTCCCGTCGAGCTTCTCGATGACCTTGACCGCCTGTCCTCTGGCAAGAAGCAGGGGGCGTCTGCGGGGGCCTATCAGGGCGTACTGTTTTCCGTCGAGGGAAATCGTCGAGTCTCCCGAGGCCTTCCGGTCGGTCTGGCGAGTCAGGAGGAGATCGAGAGCGGGGCCGTCCGGCGGAGGGAGAAAGGCAGATGCCCCCTCTGCGGGAGGACGAGCGAACCTCGGGTTATGGACCTCTCCCGGGTAGGCGGCGAGCAGGACGTTGGCCTCTTCGATCGTTTTCACTCCGGCCCGTCGGAAGGCGACGACGAGACGATCCTGAAGAGTTCCCCAGAGCCTTTCGATCCGCCCCTTCGCCTGGGGAGACCCTGCAGGGACATAGCGAGTTCCGAGAGCCTCCAGAGCGCGGCCGAACTGGGTTACAGGCGCCGAGTCCTCCAGCTCCTCCTTGATCGTCAGTTTTTCCGACTTGGGAGAAAGGAAGATGGTGTGGCGGTCGGCGTAAAGCTCGCGAGGCACGCCGTGGCGATCAAGCATCTGACGGAGCACGCGGAAGTAGCCGAAGAGGCACTCATTCCTGGCCATCCACAGACCGAGGACCTCTCCTGTGGCATCGTCAATCACGCCGTGGAGAGTGCAACGCTCACCGATCTCGAACCAATCGAAAGGAGAGGCGTCCATCTGGACCAGATCGCCTCGTCGGGACCGTCGGACCCTGCGGGAACGCCGCTTCGGGGCCCGGTGGCGATGAACGAGGGACAGGTTCTCCGCGCGAAGGAAACGGGCGATGCTCTTGGCGCTCAGCACGAGATCATGCTCTTCGGCAAGGAGTTCGGCCATGTGCTGACAGCTCGTATCCCTGTAAAGACCCTTGGCCAGACTGACGACGAAATCCCGTGTCTCCTGAGAGATTCTGCGCCGGGACGGTTTGCCTCGTCCCTTGTGCAGGAGCCCCTGCGCTCCTTCTTCCCGGTAGCGTCGTTTGAGCCGAAAGACCTGACGGCGGCTCAGACCGAGCCGATCGGCCACCTCCTGAACCGTCAGGTTGCCCGCGACAGCCTCTTCCACCAACCCCAAGCGCCTTGCTTCTTTTGTCTTCATGAGTAGGTCTCTCCTGGTCGTCATAAGTGACATTTTCCCTGTCCTCTTCACGAGTGACAATACCATTGTCCGGCGACAGGGGCGGGACCGCAAACTTGACAAAAAAAGCACTAAATGTATCATGTATGGGATTGGGCTCGTAGAGCCCCGCCGCTCCGGCGAAGGGCTTCCTGTGCGCTGTTTCGCGGGAGAGAAAGGGAGGGACCGAGCCTTGAAGACAGGATCTGCGGAGATCGCCCGCCTTCTGGCCCGTCCGCTCGAGGAGCTCGTCGCCGAGGCCGACAGCCTGCGTCGCCTCCGCCACGGCGACGGCGTCTGGATTCGGGGGCTGTTGGAGTTCACCAACCGCTGCACCTGCAACTGCCTCTACTGCGGCCTGCGTGCCGCCAACGGTCGTCTCGGCCGCTACAGCCTGACGGAGGAGGAGATCCTTCTCTCCGTCAGGGCCGGTTTCGCCCGAGGTCTGGGCACCTTCGTCCTCCAGGGCGGGGAGGACCCCGACTGGACGACCGATCGCCTCTGCCGCCTCGTCGAGGCCGTCAAGGTCGAGACGGAGGGGAGGGCGGCCGTCACGCTCAGCTGCGGCATCAAAAGCCGCGGCGACTACCGTCGCCTCGCCGCCTGCGGCGCCGATCGCTACCTCCTGCGCTTCGAGACGGCCGATCCAATCCTTCACGAACGTCTCCGCGGCGGCATCAGTCTTCGTCGCCGCCTCCAGGCTCTCGACGACCTCCGCGAAGAGGGGTTCGAGCTCGGATCGGGATTCATGGTCGGCCTTCCCGGCGAGACGGAGGCCGTTCGTGTCGCCAATCTCGAACTCTGCCGCGATCTGGCCCTCGACATGGTCGGCATAGGACCCTTCATCGCCAATCCCGACACGCCTCTGGCCGGCGAGGCCTCGGGCACCCTGGAAGCGACGGTGCGGATGACGGCGGCCCTGCGCCTCCTTCTGCCCGATGCCAACATCCCCGCCACGACGGCGGCCGGCTCCCTCTTCAGCCAGGGAAGAGAGGCCATGCTCGGAGCCGGGGCCAACGTCCTCATGCCCAACGTGACGCCCCTGGCCTATCGGGAACGCTATCTTCTCTATCCCGGCAAGGACACGATCACCCAGGATGGCATTCAGGAGCTGGAGGCCATCGCGGCCCACCTCGAGGAACTGGGCCGCCGCGCCGATCTCGGGAGGGGCGATTCGCCGTCGAGGACGCGCACTAATAAAAAACAAATGGATCAAAATTCAAAGAAAACAATCGAGAAAACATAAAAAACCAAAACAATCGCCTTCATGCATGCTCTTTACGTTGTTGGGCCTTCCTGTTACAAAAAGTTCAGGGCCGTTGTCTCGCTGCGAGAGCCCTCGGTTGTCGTGAGAAGAAAAACTGCCCGGAAGCGGTCCTTGGGGGGAAACTTTTTTGTGAAAGTGAATTCAAGTGTTTTATGGGACTCTTTCCAAAAGGGGAAAAGGAGGCAAGGGAATGACCACATGTTGCAAGACCCATCCGGGCTATGAGGAGCTGGCGGCCTTTATCGAGGGGCTGCCCGACAAGAAGGGGGAACTCATAACGGTTCTCCACCGGGCCCAGGGGATTTTCGGCTGTCTGCCACGCGAGATTCAGGAGTACGTGGCGGAGAAGATGGAGCTCCCCCTGGCCAAGGTCTACGGCGTCGTCAAGTTCTACTCGTTCTTCCACATGCTGCCCAGGGGCAAGCATCCCATCTCGGTCTGCATGGGAACGGCCTGTTACGTCCGCGGCGCCGAAGATGTCGTCGAGGAACTGGCCAAGCAGCTCAAGATCAAGGTGGGTGGCGTCACGGAGGATGGCAAGTTCTCCCTCGACACGCTCCGCTGCGTCGGGGCCTGCGGTCTCGCTCCCGTCGTCATCGTCGGCGAGAAGGTCTACGGCCGCGTCTCGCCCTCGCAGATCTCGGCCATCCTGGCCGAGTACGCCGAAGCCTAGGTCAGGAGGGGTCGTCATGGCTAAGATCGGTTCTCTCGAAGAGCTGCGCAAGCTGAAGGAAAAGACGAAGAACGCCACGGAGCTTCGCGAGAAGGGACACGACATCGAGAAGCTCGTTCAGGTCAAAGTCAGCATGGCCACCTGCGGCATCGCCTCGGGCGCCCGGGAGACTCTGGCCGATTTCATGAGGCTTTCCCGCGAGAAGGGCATCGAGAATATCGTCTTCACTCAGACGGGCTGCATGGGCTACTGCCACAGCGAGCCCACCGTCGAGGTGACCAAGCCCGGCGAGGATCCCATCGTCTTCGGCAACGTCAAGGGCGACAGGGTCCGGGAAATCGTCGAGAAGTACATCCTCAAGGGCGAGCTTGTGGCGGATATCATTCCCACCGCCTACAAGACCATCGACCAGTGACCGCTGTAGAAGGGGAAGGTGTCTTTCTCAATGGCTGACGTCAAGATGCATATTCTCGTCTGCGGCGGGACGGGCTGTATTTCGGCCCAGAGCGACAAGATCGCCGAGAACCTCCGTCGCTGCCTGAAGGAGCAGGGCCTGGAAGAGGAAGTGAAGGTCCTCATGACGGGCTGCTTCGGCTTCTGCGAGCAGGGTCCCGTCGTCAAGGTCGCTCCCGACAATACCTTCTACGTCAAGGTCACGCCCGAAGACGCCGAGGAGATCGTCGCCGAGCACATCATCAAGGGGCGCAAGGTCGACAGGCTGCTTTTCGTCGATCCCGAGACGGCCGAGCACGTGGCCGACTCGAAGCACATGGAGTTCTACAAGAAGCAGATGCGCATCGCCCTGCGCAACTGCGGCTTCATCGACCCCGAGAATCTGAGCGAATACGTGGCCCGCGACGGCTACCTGGCCCTGGGACAGATCCTGGAGTCCATGACGCCCCAGCAGGTCGTCGACGTCATGAAGAAGTCCGGCCTCCGCGGCCGGGGAGGCGGCGGCTTCCCGACGGGGCTCAAGTGGGAGTTCGCCTCCAAGTACCAGGACGACCAGAAGTACGTCATCTGCAACGCCGACGAGGGGGACCCCGGCGCCTTCATGGACCGCTCCATCCTCGAGGGCGACCCCCATTCCATCGTCGAGGCCATGGCCATCTGCGGCTACGCCATCGGCGCCAGCAAGGGCATGGTCTACATCCGCGCCGAATATCCCCTGGCCGTCAAGCGCCTCCGCAAGGCCATCGAGGACGCCCGCGAGGCCGGCCTCCTGGGATCGAACATCCTGGGCAGCGACTTCGCCTTCGACATCGAGATCCGCTACGGCGCCGGAGCCTTCGTCTGCGGCGAGGAGACGGGCCTCATCCACTCCATGGAGGGCGAGCGGGGCGAGCCGACGAGCAAGCCTCCCTTCCCGGCCGAGAAGGGCTTCTGGGGCAAGCCGTCGAACGTGAACAACGTCGAGACCTTCGCCAACGTCCCCGTCATCTTCCTCAAGGGCGCCGACTGGTTCGCCTCCATCGGCACGGAGAAGAGCAAGGGAACGAAGGTCTTCGCCCTGGCCGGCAAGGTCAACAACGTCGGCCTCGTCGAGGTCCCCATGGGAACGACGCTGCGCGAGGTCATCTTCGACATCGGCGGCGGCATCCGGGGCGGCAAGAAGTTCAAGGCCGTCCAGACCGGCGGTCCCTCCGGCGGCTGTCTCACCGCGAAGCATCTGGACACGCCCATCGACTTCGACAACCTCATCGCCGCCGGCTCCATGATGGGCTCGGGCGGGATGATCGTCATGGACGAGGACAACTGCATGGTCTCGGTGGCCAAGTTCTACCTGGAGTTCACCGTCGAGGAGTCCTGCGGCAAGTGCACCCCCTGCCGCGTGGGCAACAAGCGCATGCACGAGATCCTGGAGAAGATCACCAGCGGCAAGGGAACCGAGGCCGACCTGAAGCTTCTCAAGGACCTGGCCCTGATCATCAAGGACACCTCCCTCTGCGGCCTGGGCCAGACGGCGCCCAACCCCGTCCTCTCGACGCTGGACAACTTCCGCGACGAGTACGAGGCCCACGTGAGGGAGAAGCGCTGCCCCGCCGGGAGCTGCAAGAAGCTCATCTCCTTCGAGATCGTCGCCGACAAGTGCAAAGGCTGTACGCTCTGCGCCCGGGTCTGCCCCGCGGCGGCCATCAGCGGCAAGGTGCGGGAGCCCCACGTCATCGACCAGGACAAGTGCGTCAAGTGCGGCGCCTGCATGACGGCCTGCAAGTTCGGCGCCATTATCAAGAAGTGATTCGGGGAGGGCAGGCGAGATGCAGCAGATGATCAACCTCAACATCGACGGCAAGTACGTCAAGGTGCCCCAGGGCAGCACGATCCTCGATGCCGCCCGCAAGCTGGGCATCGATATCCCCACTCTCTGTCACCTCAACCTCGAGGGGACTCCCATGGTGAACCAGGCCGCCTCGTGCCGCATCTGCGTCGTCGAGGTCAAGGGGCGGCGCAACCTGGCTCCGGCCTGCGCCACGCCCGTCGCCGAGGGGATGGAGGTCCACACCCACACGATCCGCGTCCTCCACGCCCGGCGGATGGTGCTGGAGCTGCTCCTCTCCGACCATCCCAAGGACTGCCTGGGCTGCGCCAAGGCGGGCAACTGCGAGCTTCAGGACCTGGCCGAGCGCTTCTGCTTCCGCGAGAACCGCTTCGAGGGGGCCGATTTCAGCCAGAGCCACTACGTCAAGGACATCTCTCCGGCTCTGATCCGCGACATGGACAAGTGCATCATGTGCCGCCGCTGCGAGACGATGTGCAACAAGGTCCAGACCGTGGGCGCCCTCTCGGGAATCAACCGCGGCTTCAACGCCGTCGTCGCCCCCGCCTTCGAGATGCCCCTCGAGGAGTCGGTCTGCACCTTCTGCGGCCAGTGCGCCGCCGTCTGCCCCACGGGGGCCCTCGTGGAGCGCGACTACTCCTGGGACGTCATCGAGGCCCTGGCCGACCCCGACAAGGTCGTCGTCGTCCAGACCGCCCCGGCCGTCCGGGCCGCCCTGGGCGAGGAGTTCGGCTACGAGCCGGGCACCCTCGTGACGGGCAAGATGGCCGCCGCCCTGCGGGTCCTGGGCTTCGACCACGTCTTCGACACCGACTTCGCCGCCGACCTGACCATCATGGAGGAGGCCAGCGAGTTCCTCGACAGGCTGACGCGCCACCTCCAGGGCGACACGTCGGTGCGCCTTCCCATCCTCACCTCCTGCTGCCCGGCCTGGGTCAAGTTCTTCGAGCACCAGTATCCCGACATGCTCGACGTCCCCTCGACGGCCAAGTCGCCCCAGCAGATGTTCGGCGCCATCGCCAAGAGTTACTTCGCCGAGCAGCTCGACA
The DNA window shown above is from Aminithiophilus ramosus and carries:
- a CDS encoding iron-containing alcohol dehydrogenase, with product MRDFTFQNGTKILFGRAAEERVGAETAPLAATVLLHYGGGSVKRSGLYDRIAASLADAAVDVVELGGVQPNPRLSLVERGIELGRRERIGLVLAVGGGSVIDSAKAIALGIPASCGVWDFFEGISKPERALPVGVVLTLPAAGSETSPVSVITNEEGLYKRGFRNGLLRPRFALLNPELTFSLPADQTRFGAVDMLAHVMERYFTNEADVELTDRLCEATMKTIIANLPRALARPDDYAARAELMWASTIAHNDLLDTGREGDWASHRIEHELSALYDVAHGAGLAVVFPAWMDHVVGHDLRRFAQFAHRVWDVEPDFFDMERTAREGIARFRAFLRSCGLATTLKELSIGDDRFDEMARKAVEKGPVGTFVPLGEEDVRAVLERCR
- a CDS encoding M20 family metallopeptidase — its product is MKTYSALARRLDDRIETETEAAVALSEDLAAHPELSGEEYESSRKIVALLERARFALTFPYADLPTAFRATRGSGTPRVALLVEYDALPELGHACGHNLHGAMSVLAALGLAEIVDDIGGTLDVIGTPAEETDGAKCSMADKGLFDGYDLALMIHSGSGVSMAAFRSLAMDGYRFTFRGRTAHAAAAPWEGRNALNGVQLFFHAVDMLRQHSRPEARIHGVIDRGGTAPNIVPEEAVCRFEFRAPARTYLDGLRERCFDCARGAALATGTEVTWEKFESSFDEIVPNEAGEALVEEIFDELSIPFTTPADPAGSTDMGNVSRRCPALHPILAVTPHDYPLHTREFARAVVGPEAHRALLAGARVLGRAVLRTFLDGDLREAMRRDLEKNRR
- a CDS encoding methyl-accepting chemotaxis protein — its product is MAFRIAFVGGGKGAATLLRHFIALGLEITGVMDRNSDAPAVLLAKQHRLFTTQDMDRLLQQPMDLLLEVTGVAEVTEKLRRWKPDNVGLLTSADCRFIYEIIAREEQCRQVIEGQIRSLGNLRKEIDGLVEPLTALADSLMKGNEQVRTTFTPLVAQMEELSAKAAKMDEIVHSIQGIARQTKMLGLNAAIEAARAGEAGRGFAVVAGEVKELAEDTDQSARTIGSVLSSFGQTLPAMAEPLQQIGRMGQERQVHTAKLQELIARLCKASENLDDTGKALETLF
- a CDS encoding ISNCY family transposase encodes the protein MIHLVLFLSSLRSRPCRRTMVLSLVKRTGKMSLMTTRRDLLMKTKEARRLGLVEEAVAGNLTVQEVADRLGLSRRQVFRLKRRYREEGAQGLLHKGRGKPSRRRISQETRDFVVSLAKGLYRDTSCQHMAELLAEEHDLVLSAKSIARFLRAENLSLVHRHRAPKRRSRRVRRSRRGDLVQMDASPFDWFEIGERCTLHGVIDDATGEVLGLWMARNECLFGYFRVLRQMLDRHGVPRELYADRHTIFLSPKSEKLTIKEELEDSAPVTQFGRALEALGTRYVPAGSPQAKGRIERLWGTLQDRLVVAFRRAGVKTIEEANVLLAAYPGEVHNPRFARPPAEGASAFLPPPDGPALDLLLTRQTDRKASGDSTISLDGKQYALIGPRRRPLLLARGQAVKVIEKLDGKLLALVHDGLYDLAAVDKEPPATPPPVIETKTGTPCKTKKQRKPAADHPWRQNPAPPAAAVGSEQGTGSPP
- the hydE gene encoding [FeFe] hydrogenase H-cluster radical SAM maturase HydE, with translation MKTGSAEIARLLARPLEELVAEADSLRRLRHGDGVWIRGLLEFTNRCTCNCLYCGLRAANGRLGRYSLTEEEILLSVRAGFARGLGTFVLQGGEDPDWTTDRLCRLVEAVKVETEGRAAVTLSCGIKSRGDYRRLAACGADRYLLRFETADPILHERLRGGISLRRRLQALDDLREEGFELGSGFMVGLPGETEAVRVANLELCRDLALDMVGIGPFIANPDTPLAGEASGTLEATVRMTAALRLLLPDANIPATTAAGSLFSQGREAMLGAGANVLMPNVTPLAYRERYLLYPGKDTITQDGIQELEAIAAHLEELGRRADLGRGDSPSRTRTNKKQMDQNSKKTIEKT
- a CDS encoding NADH-quinone oxidoreductase subunit NuoE family protein, with the protein product MTTCCKTHPGYEELAAFIEGLPDKKGELITVLHRAQGIFGCLPREIQEYVAEKMELPLAKVYGVVKFYSFFHMLPRGKHPISVCMGTACYVRGAEDVVEELAKQLKIKVGGVTEDGKFSLDTLRCVGACGLAPVVIVGEKVYGRVSPSQISAILAEYAEA
- a CDS encoding (2Fe-2S) ferredoxin domain-containing protein, which encodes MAKIGSLEELRKLKEKTKNATELREKGHDIEKLVQVKVSMATCGIASGARETLADFMRLSREKGIENIVFTQTGCMGYCHSEPTVEVTKPGEDPIVFGNVKGDRVREIVEKYILKGELVADIIPTAYKTIDQ
- the nuoF gene encoding NADH-quinone oxidoreductase subunit NuoF — its product is MADVKMHILVCGGTGCISAQSDKIAENLRRCLKEQGLEEEVKVLMTGCFGFCEQGPVVKVAPDNTFYVKVTPEDAEEIVAEHIIKGRKVDRLLFVDPETAEHVADSKHMEFYKKQMRIALRNCGFIDPENLSEYVARDGYLALGQILESMTPQQVVDVMKKSGLRGRGGGGFPTGLKWEFASKYQDDQKYVICNADEGDPGAFMDRSILEGDPHSIVEAMAICGYAIGASKGMVYIRAEYPLAVKRLRKAIEDAREAGLLGSNILGSDFAFDIEIRYGAGAFVCGEETGLIHSMEGERGEPTSKPPFPAEKGFWGKPSNVNNVETFANVPVIFLKGADWFASIGTEKSKGTKVFALAGKVNNVGLVEVPMGTTLREVIFDIGGGIRGGKKFKAVQTGGPSGGCLTAKHLDTPIDFDNLIAAGSMMGSGGMIVMDEDNCMVSVAKFYLEFTVEESCGKCTPCRVGNKRMHEILEKITSGKGTEADLKLLKDLALIIKDTSLCGLGQTAPNPVLSTLDNFRDEYEAHVREKRCPAGSCKKLISFEIVADKCKGCTLCARVCPAAAISGKVREPHVIDQDKCVKCGACMTACKFGAIIKK
- a CDS encoding NADH-dependent [FeFe] hydrogenase, group A6; protein product: MQQMINLNIDGKYVKVPQGSTILDAARKLGIDIPTLCHLNLEGTPMVNQAASCRICVVEVKGRRNLAPACATPVAEGMEVHTHTIRVLHARRMVLELLLSDHPKDCLGCAKAGNCELQDLAERFCFRENRFEGADFSQSHYVKDISPALIRDMDKCIMCRRCETMCNKVQTVGALSGINRGFNAVVAPAFEMPLEESVCTFCGQCAAVCPTGALVERDYSWDVIEALADPDKVVVVQTAPAVRAALGEEFGYEPGTLVTGKMAAALRVLGFDHVFDTDFAADLTIMEEASEFLDRLTRHLQGDTSVRLPILTSCCPAWVKFFEHQYPDMLDVPSTAKSPQQMFGAIAKSYFAEQLDIPREKMVVVSVMPCLAKKYEAGRDEFSVDGNRDVDISITTRELAHMIRRANIDFRALPDEDFDRPLGESTGAAVIFGATGGVIEAAVRSAAEWATGKPLESVDFTALRGLEGCRSAKVPVGDLTLHIGIAHGLGNARKLLDSIRSGEVEPFHAIEIMACPGGCIGGGGQPYHHGHMEIIKKRMEAIYREDAGKPIRKSHENPYIKKLYEEYLGKPLGEKSHHLLHTHYFKRHRI